TTCACCAAGAAACGGATCTGGGACTCCAATTCCTGCTGCAAACGAAACTTTTGAATGGGACATAAGAATGTTTTCCACCTCAGTGGGATATACATTATATCCTCCTTGTATATACATCTCCTTCTTCCGGCCTTTTAAATATACATACCCTTCATGATCAAGATAGCCAATATCACCAGTATATAACCAGCCATTATCTGAAAATGCTAATTTTGATTCTTCGTCAAGCCCATAGTATCCTGCTGCTCGGCAATTCCCTTTTACCGCTATTTCTCCAACCTCACCATTCGGTACTTCATTTAGTTGACTATCGACAATCTTAATTTTGAAATCTCCAATTGGCACTCCTATACTATCCTGCACCTTTTCAAGAGAATCTGTCAATTTTGTCAAAATACAAGCACCGGAGGTTTCACTTAGGCCATATAAATTGATAATTTTGGCATTTGGGAAGCGGAATTGAATCATTTCACATTGATTTGGATCGACATTAGATCCACCAGCTATGCAAATTTTTATCGAGCTTAGGTCATATTTATCAATATCCCTATGATTAAGTACCATGAGAAACATGGTAGGCACCCCTGCAAATATCGTGGGTTTCATTTGATGAATCTCGTTCAGCACAGTTTCTGGAATAAATTCGGGAATCAATACAACACTTCCAAAACTTAACAACAGGGCATGTACGGTACAGGTAATTCCCCCAACATGGTTAAGCGGCAAATTCCCAACAGCGCAATCATTTTTCCCGATGGATAAGTGCTCTGCTTGTGCTTTTGCAGACTCTAAAATACTTCGGTTTGTAATCATCGTCCCCTTTGGCCTTCCTGTTGTACCGGATGTGTAGATGACAATGACTGTATCATTTTCCATTACTGATTTTTTACAATCCTCTAGCTTTCTTCTTTCAGCAGGACGATTTAATAATTCCTCGAAAGATAGACTTCCTTCAAAACCAGATTCTATGAAAATATACTTTTTAACTGTTGGTACCTTTTCTTGATAGTTTTCAAAGAAACTTGCAAAATTAAATCCTTTGTAGCCAGAGATTGAGACAATACCTTTTGCTTTTGAATTGTTAAGCATATATTCTAATTCTGTTTCACGATAGCGGACATTTAAGGCCACTACACCCACGCCAATTTTTGCGGCTGCAAAATAGGTATAGATCCACTCAATCTGATTTAATGCCAAAATCGCAATCGTATCTCCTTTTGTAAATCCTTCCTGAAGCAGTGCTGAAGCTAAAACATCCGTAATTTCATCAAGCTCTCGATATCTGATGCTTTGTCCATTGCAGAATAAAAAAGGCTTATCAGGAAACTTTGCAGCTGCATCCGCTAATACTTTATGAACAATCCAATCTTGCAAAACCGTCACCTTCCCATTTTATAGTAAAAAACGGAGATTAAACCGGGTGATTAGAATATAGGCTTTGATACTTTTCTCTTAGAACGTGCTTTTGAATTTTTCCCGTAGTTGTCTGTGGGAGCTCCGATACAATTAACACTTCTTTTGGAACTTGGAATGACCCCAGATGTTCTTTGCAGTGGTTAATGATATCCTCCTTCGTAGCTTCCTCCCCTGGTTTCAAGACGACAAATGCCGTTACGGCTTCAATCCAGCGCTCATGCGGAAGACCCACAGCAACTGCATTTAATACTTTTGGATAGGAAATTAGCACCTGTTCAACTTGAATGGAAGCAACATTTTCTCCGCCCGACTTAATCATGTCTTTCTTTCGATCGACAAAGACGAGCAGCCCATCCTCATCAAAGTAACCTAAATCCCCAGTATGATGCCAGCCAAATTGTCTTGTGCGATTCGTTTCTTCTGGATTATTGAGGTAGCCAGCCATAACATTTGGGCCGCGATGAACGATTTCACCGACTTCCTTTTTTCCGAGCAATATCCCGTTTTCATCCATAATCGCTATATCCGTAATTATGGATGGTACACCCCAATAAGGTCCGGATTTATTTAGCTGGTCCTCTGGTTTGAAAACACAGGTAGCAGGATACATTTCCGTTTGCCCAGACCCAAGTGCAAAGTCACAGCCAAGTTCATTGATCCCTTTTTCAAGCGTATTCCGATC
The DNA window shown above is from Neobacillus sp. WH10 and carries:
- a CDS encoding AMP-binding protein, giving the protein MQDWIVHKVLADAAAKFPDKPFLFCNGQSIRYRELDEITDVLASALLQEGFTKGDTIAILALNQIEWIYTYFAAAKIGVGVVALNVRYRETELEYMLNNSKAKGIVSISGYKGFNFASFFENYQEKVPTVKKYIFIESGFEGSLSFEELLNRPAERRKLEDCKKSVMENDTVIVIYTSGTTGRPKGTMITNRSILESAKAQAEHLSIGKNDCAVGNLPLNHVGGITCTVHALLLSFGSVVLIPEFIPETVLNEIHQMKPTIFAGVPTMFLMVLNHRDIDKYDLSSIKICIAGGSNVDPNQCEMIQFRFPNAKIINLYGLSETSGACILTKLTDSLEKVQDSIGVPIGDFKIKIVDSQLNEVPNGEVGEIAVKGNCRAAGYYGLDEESKLAFSDNGWLYTGDIGYLDHEGYVYLKGRKKEMYIQGGYNVYPTEVENILMSHSKVSFAAGIGVPDPFLGEVGLYYIIPKEGATISEEEIDIFCRQNLADYKVPRKIVFVKQLPQTPAGKIQKSILKQEYMKQLQ